A region of the Microcystis aeruginosa FD4 genome:
CTGTGTGAATCATTATAACCGCTTCATAATCTTGATACTCGGCATGGATAGGAGGCGGATTGTGATCGTTATAGTTCATGGTGATTTTTATTCCATAGAAGCTTGATAGAGTGGGCATGAGTAAGAATAGTAATAAAGGTTGCTTTCTAAAAGTTTGCCCCCTATTGTAAGCGATCGCCCTTGGTGTTCCTATCCCAAGCAATGACAATTTTAAAGTTTAATCAACAAGATAACAGCGATTACATTGAGCCTAGTCATAATGAAATTTACAACTAATAATAATAATTTTTGTCTCTGTTGGTTCCCCAATCCAATACATCTGTATGTCTTTGTCGCAGTTGTTTGGCCGTTTCTTCTAACCAAGCAAGATAGTCCTGTTCGTATAAGTCTTTAGTAGTGGTCAGGTATCAGGTTTTTATTTTCTTGACGCTTATTTAACCTGAAAAAAGAGGGGTCGCAGGCAGGCACGGATTTCCATTCTATATATAAGTATCTGTCAAGGGCGGGGATTTGTCAAGGGTTTTTCTGAAAAAATCTGCCAGAATTTGGCCGGTAGAAAAGACAAGTGATCGCCAGATATTGGATAGGTATAGAAACGCGGGATAAGAGATTGTTTCACTTTTCCCTGTGAGCTACAATAAGCAGATGAGCAAGAGGATAGGATTACGGGAGTTTTGACAATGCGGTTACTACGGGTTCAAGTTCCTGATTTTCGAGTGTTAAAGAATATTGATATTAGTTTTGAGAAAGACTTTTTTCCCCAGATCTTCCCTATCGGTAGTCAAAATGGCGGTGGCAAAAGTACCCTTCTACAATTAATTTTTATCCTGCTTCATTGTTCTGGTGATCCAGAAAAGATAGAATACGTTGTAAATTTACTGCATCGATGTCAACTAGAAGATGAGTTAGACCAGAAACCCTTGGCTATTTTTGAAATTTTAACCGACAATCGGGAAGAAGTGAAACTAGAATTTTTTATTTGCAGCGATGCCTATGTAAAAAATTTACTATCTAACCTTGACGGACAAAAAGAAGATTTAGATACTGTTAACGTTGATGATCGTCTTCTAGCAATGTTCAAAAATATTTTGGAAAGAAATGGGTTGGTATATCTTTGTCAAGCAAACAACCAGAAGAATGAAAAAATATTTTTGCTGTATAAATTTAGTCAAGCCATCCAAGAAGAATTTCAATTATTCATGAAAGAATTATCCTCAAAAATATTTTTAGCAGCACCTTCAACGCAAGTTTTTATCTTTTTACCTAAAGCTACAAACAAGAGTCTTTTTCAGATAAATCAAGGGAATACAGACTCTAGTAACTATTATTTAGCCATGGCAGATATTAAAAAGAAACTTAGCAACTTATTTACCTACGATTTTCTGCCCGTTGAGCTATTGATTAATTACTTTATCATGGCTCGTGATCAAGATTTTGCTCAAGCTATAGAAACGGGTGAATATGGAAATAATTATCAACTAATACGGCAAAACTTAAATTCAATTTTATCCGACAAAGAAATTAATTTAGATAAAGATATATCGGGGATTACCTTTAAATTCAAAGGAGATATAAACGGAGAAGAATTATATCCAGAGGATTTGAGTCATGGGGAACTGAAGCGATTAAGTATCTATCTGTGGCTAAAGTATCGTAGGATAAAAGATGCGATTGTATTGATGGATGAAATTGAGATTGCTCTCCATCCCGACTGGCAATATAAAATTATTGAGGACTTGCAGGAATGGGAACCTAGCAATCAATATATCTTAGCCACTCATTCCTATGAACTCTGTCAAGCTTTAACTCCCGCTCATGTTAAAGAGATAGAACCGAAACTATTTAAATAAAGATTGAGAAACTAACCCATGAGTCTTAGAGAAACGGAACTTTTAGAACATTGTCAATTTATTCTGGCAAACCGTCAAATTCGTAATAAATTTGTCATCCTCTGTGAAGGGGAAATCAAAAAAACTGCCGGCAGGTTATCTCCTCAATCCTATCGAGCTATGGAAGATTTTCCCGATGCTAATTTTTATAAAGCTTGTGTTCCTAGGGATTG
Encoded here:
- a CDS encoding AAA family ATPase, producing MRLLRVQVPDFRVLKNIDISFEKDFFPQIFPIGSQNGGGKSTLLQLIFILLHCSGDPEKIEYVVNLLHRCQLEDELDQKPLAIFEILTDNREEVKLEFFICSDAYVKNLLSNLDGQKEDLDTVNVDDRLLAMFKNILERNGLVYLCQANNQKNEKIFLLYKFSQAIQEEFQLFMKELSSKIFLAAPSTQVFIFLPKATNKSLFQINQGNTDSSNYYLAMADIKKKLSNLFTYDFLPVELLINYFIMARDQDFAQAIETGEYGNNYQLIRQNLNSILSDKEINLDKDISGITFKFKGDINGEELYPEDLSHGELKRLSIYLWLKYRRIKDAIVLMDEIEIALHPDWQYKIIEDLQEWEPSNQYILATHSYELCQALTPAHVKEIEPKLFK